A region from the Acetobacteroides hydrogenigenes genome encodes:
- a CDS encoding RNA polymerase sigma factor has product MQVSFLWERFKKGDAAAFETLYNNHIDELLRYGSRFTRDTTLIEDCIHDLFVRLYERRDSLNSPNSLKAYLLTSLRREILLNIKRQNVPQKDISQSEFILDIDIEQAIIRSELKQEQLEQVQQVIDSLSDRQREVIFLSFYNGLSNDEISQILGINNQSVRNLLSQGLKRMRSETQLPSLLLITTLSKFI; this is encoded by the coding sequence ATGCAGGTAAGTTTCTTATGGGAAAGATTTAAAAAAGGAGATGCAGCTGCATTCGAAACGCTATACAATAACCATATTGATGAGCTGCTACGGTATGGCAGCCGGTTTACCCGCGACACTACGCTTATTGAAGACTGCATCCACGATCTGTTTGTTCGTCTATACGAGCGGCGGGATAGCCTAAACAGTCCAAACTCCTTAAAAGCATACCTGCTAACATCGCTTAGGCGCGAGATACTCCTAAACATCAAGCGCCAAAATGTACCTCAGAAAGATATTTCGCAATCCGAGTTCATCCTTGATATCGATATTGAACAGGCAATTATCCGATCGGAGCTAAAGCAAGAGCAGCTAGAACAAGTACAACAAGTGATCGATAGCCTTAGCGATCGGCAGCGCGAGGTTATCTTCCTAAGCTTCTACAACGGATTGTCCAACGACGAGATATCCCAAATTCTTGGGATCAACAACCAATCGGTTCGCAACCTGCTCTCGCAGGGGTTAAAGCGCATGCGCAGCGAGACTCAGCTACCGTCGCTTCTGCTCATAACCACCCTCTCCAAATTCATTTAA
- a CDS encoding PDC sensor domain-containing protein — protein MKQVQTLDLAFENIYNVPRQERRPVVVKELREALASSSEDILSFWTDWEPMAIDSLDAQLLGALSSSSSGRFCATIYRNGGAVDLKNNSTSADSESLNSEYYLGPKNSKNIYITKPYLDDYDGNTQILMISVSSPIVVGNAVKGVIGADINISHINKEIKESLKEQEGRFFVVDATQNLVLYDKEDKVGKAAAEVLANQHSRNEKLMEALTSKDSGFYTYYDEDGKNYIAYVSESEIFNKGEHSILLIPYSFIRSAIIETVLAGIILIVIAILIIYLVTVRIVKGIVDPVEKVTSVLKDLGDGNYDRASTIEIKTDDEIETMANSLNSLYHSIGEMSDFANAIGSGDLAARLDSKGEGDRLGNSLIKMRDSLEKAAKEEKVRKEEDAKQAWVERSVAKFGQELRNDTGDTKTLYNNIVRLLVNDLGANQGALYLLNDNEEDDKFFEMVACIAWDRIKMAQGRFLLEEGLLGACYFEKAPIELTEIPDDYISITSGLGTSKPKVLMLVPLIHNEMVIGIIEVASFFKIDDHKKVYLERIAETFAASLVSIKVNARTNELLQVSQMQAEEMAAQEEEMRQNIEELHATQEEMKRKSQKSDLLQKAIDQAFVSITISRDLTILDCNEVASGIFGNVPSAVIGQHLDQLMNETEVQQLLNNLGSLDGDRLVSADISFSKLTGNTKKVKATFVADGDTNGSTTIIGYELN, from the coding sequence ATGAAGCAGGTACAAACCTTGGATTTAGCGTTTGAGAATATCTATAATGTACCTCGACAGGAGCGTAGACCCGTTGTTGTGAAGGAGCTAAGAGAAGCGCTAGCTTCAAGTTCTGAGGATATCCTTTCTTTTTGGACAGATTGGGAGCCAATGGCGATTGATAGTCTTGATGCCCAGTTGTTAGGAGCCCTAAGCTCTTCGTCTAGCGGTCGGTTTTGTGCAACAATCTATCGAAATGGTGGCGCTGTCGATCTGAAAAACAACAGCACGTCAGCCGACAGCGAATCGCTTAACAGCGAATACTACTTAGGCCCTAAAAACTCCAAGAACATTTACATCACAAAGCCTTACCTAGACGATTATGATGGCAATACGCAAATTCTGATGATTAGCGTTTCATCTCCCATAGTTGTTGGAAATGCAGTTAAGGGGGTTATTGGTGCCGATATCAATATTTCGCATATTAATAAGGAGATAAAGGAGTCGCTAAAAGAGCAGGAAGGACGATTCTTTGTTGTAGATGCAACGCAGAACCTAGTTCTATACGATAAGGAGGATAAAGTTGGTAAGGCTGCAGCTGAAGTTCTTGCCAATCAGCATAGCCGGAATGAGAAGTTGATGGAGGCGTTGACAAGTAAAGACTCCGGATTTTACACCTACTACGACGAGGATGGAAAGAACTACATTGCCTATGTTAGCGAATCTGAGATATTCAACAAGGGAGAGCATTCCATTCTGCTAATCCCATACTCGTTTATTAGAAGCGCTATTATTGAGACTGTTCTAGCAGGAATTATTCTCATTGTTATTGCAATATTGATAATCTACCTAGTTACGGTTCGAATTGTTAAAGGTATAGTCGATCCTGTGGAGAAGGTTACCTCTGTGCTGAAGGATCTTGGTGATGGCAACTACGATAGGGCCTCTACCATCGAGATTAAGACCGACGACGAAATTGAAACCATGGCTAACTCGCTTAATAGCCTTTACCATTCTATTGGCGAGATGTCGGATTTTGCCAATGCCATTGGTAGTGGGGACTTGGCCGCAAGGCTCGACTCGAAAGGCGAGGGCGATCGCTTGGGCAACTCGCTGATTAAGATGCGCGACAGCCTCGAAAAAGCTGCAAAAGAGGAAAAAGTAAGGAAGGAAGAAGATGCCAAGCAGGCTTGGGTAGAGCGAAGCGTTGCTAAGTTTGGTCAGGAATTGCGTAACGATACGGGCGATACAAAGACATTATACAACAATATTGTTAGGCTGTTGGTTAACGATCTTGGGGCCAACCAAGGTGCGCTATACCTGCTTAACGACAACGAGGAGGATGATAAGTTCTTCGAGATGGTGGCTTGTATTGCCTGGGACCGTATAAAAATGGCACAGGGGCGCTTCCTTTTAGAAGAAGGATTGCTTGGTGCCTGTTACTTCGAAAAGGCTCCTATTGAGCTTACCGAGATTCCTGACGATTACATAAGCATTACCTCTGGTTTGGGAACTTCGAAGCCAAAAGTGCTAATGCTGGTTCCGCTTATCCACAACGAAATGGTGATTGGAATCATTGAGGTTGCCTCGTTCTTTAAAATTGACGATCATAAAAAGGTTTACCTGGAGCGTATTGCCGAAACCTTTGCCGCATCGCTTGTATCCATAAAGGTTAATGCACGTACCAACGAGCTGCTGCAGGTATCGCAGATGCAGGCCGAGGAGATGGCCGCACAGGAAGAGGAGATGCGTCAGAACATCGAAGAGCTGCACGCCACCCAGGAGGAGATGAAGCGTAAGTCGCAAAAGAGCGATCTGCTTCAAAAGGCGATCGATCAGGCGTTCGTTTCCATAACCATTAGCCGAGACCTTACCATTCTTGACTGCAACGAGGTTGCTAGCGGAATATTTGGTAATGTGCCATCGGCTGTTATTGGGCAGCATCTCGATCAGCTTATGAATGAGACGGAGGTGCAGCAGCTGCTGAATAACCTAGGCTCTTTGGATGGCGATAGGCTTGTTTCTGCTGATATTTCGTTCAGTAAGCTTACGGGAAATACGAAAAAAGTTAAGGCAACTTTTGTTGCCGATGGCGACACGAATGGCTCTACCACCATTATTGGTTACGAGCTGAACTAA
- a CDS encoding cation transporter, translating into MTEREQKLYRQAWYLSLFTIFYNIVEGVVSMLLGYQDETIALFGFGADSFIEVMSGVGIAVMVLRIRQNPSSEKTRFEKRALQITGAAFYLLTVGLLAGVILNVATNHKPETTFWGVVVSSVSILVMLWLTHAKKSIGKQLGSDPIIADGNCTKVCVYMSVVLLISSLIYELTGFAYADAIGAAGLAYFSFTEGREAFEKAKGKECCCCHCSNE; encoded by the coding sequence ATGACAGAAAGGGAGCAAAAGCTTTACCGACAGGCGTGGTACTTGAGCCTGTTTACCATCTTCTACAACATTGTCGAGGGGGTGGTGTCGATGCTTTTAGGGTATCAGGACGAAACCATTGCGCTGTTTGGGTTTGGTGCCGATAGCTTTATCGAGGTAATGTCGGGTGTTGGAATTGCGGTTATGGTTCTTCGGATCAGGCAAAACCCCAGCAGCGAAAAGACCCGATTCGAAAAAAGGGCGCTGCAGATTACCGGTGCGGCATTCTACCTGCTAACCGTTGGTCTGCTTGCCGGAGTTATCCTAAATGTTGCTACGAACCATAAGCCCGAAACCACATTTTGGGGTGTTGTGGTCTCGTCGGTATCTATTCTGGTGATGCTTTGGCTTACCCATGCTAAAAAGAGCATAGGGAAGCAGCTCGGCTCCGATCCCATTATTGCCGATGGCAACTGCACCAAGGTTTGCGTTTACATGTCGGTTGTGCTGCTAATATCAAGCCTTATCTACGAGCTTACTGGCTTTGCCTATGCCGATGCCATTGGAGCAGCGGGTTTAGCCTACTTCTCGTTTACCGAGGGTAGGGAGGCCTTCGAAAAGGCAAAGGGGAAGGAGTGCTGCTGCTGCCATTGCAGCAACGAATAA
- a CDS encoding DMT family transporter, with protein MNWIILIVAGLFEVGFATCLGKANETVGLTSKLWFGGFLLCLSVSMLLLLQATKTLPIGTAYGVWTGVGAVGSVLVGIFYFNEPATFWRVFFLTTLIISIIGLKVVSN; from the coding sequence ATGAATTGGATAATTCTTATAGTTGCCGGGCTATTCGAGGTGGGCTTTGCCACCTGCTTGGGCAAGGCAAACGAAACGGTAGGGCTAACCTCTAAGCTTTGGTTTGGCGGATTTTTGCTTTGCCTATCGGTGAGCATGCTACTCTTGTTGCAGGCAACAAAGACGCTGCCCATTGGAACTGCCTATGGCGTTTGGACTGGTGTTGGTGCTGTTGGCTCCGTACTCGTTGGCATCTTCTACTTTAACGAGCCGGCAACCTTTTGGAGGGTGTTTTTCCTTACAACGCTTATAATATCGATTATTGGATTAAAAGTGGTGTCAAACTAG
- a CDS encoding glycoside hydrolase family 2 protein, protein MKKLLYSALLLVVQQLPMAQASPTGNLLVTKKISTGWQLRQVGKDQWYPATVPGTVNTDLLKNKLINDPFYGDEETKQQWIGDEAWEYRTTFTVDAATLNRESVELVFNGLDTYADVTLNGKAILQANNMFRTWRVDVKPLLKAGKNELVILFKSAYKEGLKELKQFPIQLVNDNDRGEFKTSVFTRKAQHHYGWDWGARFLTAGIWRPVELQAWDKVRIDNIQYKQKSQSSALAALDVVFNLTSTTTQKVKLSVAGVKGKVYATKEVSLQKGENSITIPIAISNPKLWWPNGLGDAYLYKLTAGVKAADSKSVSNTQSIGIRTVEVVQQPDAKGKSFMFKVNGVPVFMKGANYIPSDHFLPRVDSMHYAKLIKQAKNANMNMLRIWGGGVYENDLFYNECDRQGILVWQDFMFACSFYPWNESYLNNITEEFRQNVIRLRNHPSIAMWCGNNEVREAWYHWGYQKVYKWSAADSAAIWHGYLKIFEETIPNVLKAEDNSRYYWPSSPYYGWGSPKSLTEGDSHYWGVWWGMEPFETYEKKVPRFASEYGFQAVPSAKTLEEFIPRSEWSTSSPIFKVHQKNARGFETIDTYLKRDLPEPKSFDDYIYLSQVLQGDGITLAIEAHRRSMPYCMGSLYWQLNDCWPVVSWSSIDYRLRPKALQYMAKHAFAPQLVSFADNGDDLSIYLVNDHTKAQKGTLSCRLYNLSGKELWSNGRSATVDASASAKVLTLAKSKLLSYGDSTSLVLVTRFNGVEAAHYLAKTKWLKLEKPDFSITLGADRQGQFLTVTARNVVKNLFIDSKYDLELSQNFFDVMPGASVKVRIGCKNKITLKDIATKSMYDCMTR, encoded by the coding sequence ATGAAAAAGCTACTTTATTCAGCATTACTACTTGTGGTACAGCAGCTGCCTATGGCCCAAGCAAGCCCTACTGGGAACCTTCTTGTGACTAAAAAGATTAGCACAGGATGGCAGCTTAGGCAGGTAGGAAAAGATCAGTGGTATCCAGCTACGGTTCCCGGAACGGTAAACACCGATTTGCTAAAGAATAAGCTTATCAACGATCCTTTTTATGGTGACGAGGAGACAAAGCAGCAATGGATTGGCGATGAAGCTTGGGAGTATAGAACAACCTTTACTGTTGATGCCGCTACCCTTAATAGGGAGAGCGTAGAGCTGGTGTTCAACGGCCTCGATACCTATGCCGACGTTACCCTTAACGGTAAGGCAATTCTCCAAGCCAATAACATGTTTCGCACATGGCGGGTCGACGTTAAGCCGCTGCTTAAGGCGGGCAAGAACGAACTTGTGATCCTCTTCAAATCGGCCTACAAGGAGGGCCTAAAGGAGCTAAAGCAGTTCCCCATTCAGCTGGTGAACGACAACGACCGTGGCGAATTCAAAACCAGCGTTTTTACCCGCAAGGCACAGCACCACTACGGCTGGGACTGGGGTGCACGCTTCCTTACAGCCGGTATCTGGCGCCCCGTAGAGCTTCAGGCATGGGATAAGGTTCGTATCGACAATATTCAGTACAAGCAAAAGAGCCAATCGTCCGCTTTGGCCGCTCTTGATGTGGTATTCAACCTAACATCAACCACCACCCAAAAGGTAAAGCTATCGGTTGCCGGTGTAAAGGGTAAGGTGTATGCTACCAAGGAGGTTTCATTGCAGAAAGGTGAGAATAGCATCACCATACCAATTGCCATCAGCAATCCAAAGCTGTGGTGGCCTAACGGGCTAGGCGATGCCTACCTTTACAAGCTTACCGCCGGTGTTAAAGCAGCCGATAGCAAAAGCGTATCCAATACACAAAGCATAGGTATCAGAACGGTTGAGGTTGTTCAGCAGCCCGACGCCAAGGGAAAGTCGTTTATGTTCAAGGTTAACGGCGTGCCCGTGTTCATGAAGGGGGCCAACTACATCCCATCCGACCATTTCCTACCCCGTGTCGATTCGATGCACTACGCCAAGCTGATTAAGCAGGCGAAGAATGCCAACATGAACATGCTCCGCATATGGGGTGGGGGCGTTTACGAGAACGATCTTTTCTACAACGAGTGCGATCGTCAGGGTATCCTGGTTTGGCAGGACTTTATGTTCGCCTGCAGCTTCTACCCTTGGAACGAATCGTACCTAAACAACATCACCGAGGAGTTCCGCCAGAACGTTATCCGCCTGCGCAACCACCCAAGCATTGCCATGTGGTGCGGCAACAACGAAGTACGCGAAGCGTGGTACCACTGGGGCTACCAAAAGGTGTACAAGTGGTCGGCCGCTGACTCGGCAGCCATTTGGCACGGCTACCTAAAGATTTTCGAGGAGACTATCCCCAACGTTTTGAAGGCCGAAGATAACAGCCGCTACTACTGGCCATCGTCGCCCTACTACGGATGGGGTTCTCCGAAGAGCCTAACCGAGGGCGACTCGCACTACTGGGGCGTTTGGTGGGGAATGGAACCCTTTGAGACCTACGAGAAGAAGGTTCCCCGCTTTGCAAGCGAGTACGGCTTCCAGGCAGTCCCTTCGGCCAAGACTTTAGAGGAGTTTATCCCTCGATCGGAATGGAGCACCAGCTCGCCCATCTTTAAGGTGCACCAAAAGAACGCCCGTGGATTCGAAACCATCGATACCTACCTTAAGCGCGATCTTCCCGAACCTAAAAGCTTCGACGACTACATCTACCTAAGCCAGGTGCTTCAGGGCGATGGCATCACCCTTGCCATCGAGGCCCATCGCCGCAGCATGCCCTACTGCATGGGCTCGCTCTACTGGCAGCTTAACGACTGCTGGCCCGTGGTTTCGTGGTCGAGCATCGACTACCGCCTTCGCCCAAAGGCCTTACAGTACATGGCAAAGCATGCCTTTGCGCCCCAGCTGGTTTCCTTTGCCGATAACGGCGATGACTTGAGCATCTACCTGGTTAACGACCATACCAAAGCCCAAAAGGGAACGCTATCGTGCCGCTTGTACAATCTTTCGGGAAAAGAGCTGTGGAGCAACGGCCGCAGCGCTACCGTCGATGCTAGCGCATCGGCCAAGGTGCTTACCCTTGCCAAGAGCAAGCTGCTTTCGTACGGCGATTCAACCTCCTTGGTGCTGGTTACCCGCTTTAACGGAGTTGAGGCCGCCCACTACCTCGCCAAAACCAAGTGGCTGAAGCTCGAAAAGCCCGATTTCAGCATCACCCTAGGGGCCGATAGGCAGGGACAGTTCCTTACCGTTACCGCGCGTAACGTGGTTAAGAACCTCTTTATCGATTCCAAGTACGACCTAGAGCTTAGCCAGAACTTCTTCGATGTTATGCCCGGCGCTTCGGTAAAGGTTCGCATCGGCTGCAAGAATAAAATCACCCTAAAGGACATTGCCACCAAGAGCATGTACGATTGCATGACGAGATAG
- a CDS encoding DUF4249 domain-containing protein, producing the protein MYKTSKIPYVLVAILAVMLTACEKDINLPLPQSKTKLVINCGANPDSTWKVYVGQTIPLFDKASTPKEIDNAEVTIKSEDGEIRLKPEGNGIYTSPLKPTIGKKYTIEAKATGLTTATASCTIPSLPSLENTTVHRTESSYKKIYYISVTIDDPSETEDYYIIEVRDVVEDKSRLYPWYEYHNLYTKDIFCENVSEDESNRQLLFKDISFNGEKRKIQFYFETINEYNDRTECIVKRCSKDFWEYKRTLFLYDENVDSPFTQPVQIHTNVSNGVGIFGAYTSTIQIIRTNQNPI; encoded by the coding sequence ATGTACAAAACAAGCAAAATACCATACGTTCTAGTAGCCATTCTAGCAGTAATGCTAACCGCTTGCGAGAAGGATATAAACCTACCCCTTCCTCAAAGCAAGACCAAACTAGTAATTAACTGCGGAGCAAACCCCGATAGCACCTGGAAGGTATACGTAGGACAAACCATCCCTCTATTCGACAAAGCATCTACCCCAAAAGAGATCGACAACGCAGAGGTAACCATAAAATCGGAGGATGGAGAGATTCGCCTTAAACCGGAAGGAAATGGGATATACACATCACCCTTAAAGCCTACAATAGGTAAAAAGTACACCATTGAAGCTAAAGCAACGGGATTAACCACAGCTACAGCATCCTGTACGATTCCATCGCTGCCATCATTAGAGAATACCACAGTGCATAGAACCGAATCGTCATACAAAAAAATCTACTACATCTCCGTTACCATTGACGACCCCTCCGAAACCGAAGATTACTACATTATAGAAGTGAGAGATGTAGTTGAAGATAAATCGAGATTATACCCATGGTATGAATACCACAACCTATACACGAAGGATATATTTTGTGAGAATGTATCGGAAGACGAATCGAACCGTCAGCTACTGTTTAAGGATATCTCCTTTAACGGCGAGAAGAGGAAGATTCAATTCTATTTTGAAACTATCAATGAGTATAATGACAGAACAGAATGCATCGTTAAGCGCTGCAGCAAGGATTTCTGGGAGTATAAGCGTACGCTCTTCCTTTACGATGAGAATGTAGACTCGCCATTCACGCAGCCTGTCCAAATCCACACCAACGTTAGCAATGGTGTTGGCATATTTGGAGCATATACGAGCACCATTCAAATCATACGAACCAACCAAAATCCCATATAA
- a CDS encoding FecR family protein, producing the protein MDQKKINELLEQEGFIQWLFTSSPESPWNSWYKQNLENRQLADKLRTELKSFPLKGDDAERVNKFLLRNRIAETIARSTSANRRGYLLKVTKWAAAAALVGIISVSALILNGRKLIVTPNGAQQAIVLPDGSKAKLNSGSSLAYNSFLWKLTPSVTLDGEGYFYGNHQKGFGVKTSIGEVKVLGTQFNVYSRNTKYRVECYQGKIQVGTSLLNKHEILEVGECFSADMQSKKVHRELLYSQITEPRWTSGEFYFEKARFEDVLNELERQFNIKFARKDSFKNLSYTGYFNTKDVNVALKMTLSPLGIGYKTSRNEIILTEKE; encoded by the coding sequence ATGGATCAGAAAAAGATAAACGAGCTGCTCGAACAGGAGGGCTTTATCCAATGGCTTTTCACTTCGAGCCCCGAAAGCCCATGGAACAGCTGGTACAAGCAAAACCTCGAAAACAGGCAGCTTGCCGATAAGCTAAGAACAGAGCTCAAATCGTTCCCTTTAAAAGGTGACGATGCTGAAAGGGTAAATAAATTTCTACTGCGGAATCGTATTGCTGAAACTATAGCTAGAAGCACATCAGCAAATCGTAGAGGATACCTTCTTAAAGTAACCAAGTGGGCTGCCGCTGCAGCCCTTGTAGGCATTATCTCGGTTTCGGCTCTAATCCTTAATGGGCGCAAGCTTATTGTTACACCAAACGGAGCACAACAAGCGATAGTGCTCCCCGATGGTTCGAAGGCAAAGCTCAACTCTGGATCATCCTTAGCCTACAACTCATTCCTGTGGAAGCTTACGCCATCGGTAACCCTCGATGGAGAAGGGTATTTCTACGGCAATCACCAAAAAGGTTTTGGGGTAAAGACCTCGATAGGCGAGGTTAAGGTTCTCGGAACCCAATTCAACGTTTACAGCCGCAACACCAAGTATAGGGTGGAGTGCTACCAGGGAAAAATTCAAGTTGGGACAAGCCTCCTAAATAAGCATGAAATACTTGAAGTTGGAGAATGCTTTAGCGCCGACATGCAAAGCAAAAAAGTTCACAGAGAACTGCTTTACTCCCAAATTACTGAGCCCAGATGGACCTCTGGTGAATTCTACTTCGAAAAAGCAAGGTTTGAAGATGTTCTTAACGAGCTCGAGCGCCAGTTTAACATCAAGTTCGCAAGAAAAGACAGCTTTAAGAATCTATCCTACACAGGCTACTTCAACACCAAAGATGTAAACGTTGCCCTAAAGATGACCCTAAGTCCCCTTGGCATTGGCTACAAAACATCAAGAAACGAGATTATACTAACAGAAAAGGAATAG
- a CDS encoding TonB-dependent receptor: MHIRPTKIKVTRILLLFLLAVLGIEVQAQEMVNERFYKITLTQALTTLAKKHYIHIAYNPTLTEKEQENLTITDKSVEDALKMLTRKTSLTVQKVESRSYIIKEKTNSNNDSQSNRKKKYTISGYVSQEGSGEKLIAASVAVEGKAAGAISNEFGFYSLTLEEGSYNLIFTFVGYQPTVQKVDLSENRQINVSLSEGQRIQEVVITQKKENELHLRPQMSLNTLSMSQVKVTPVLFGEADVLKTIQLLPGVKSGSEGTSGIYVRGGTPDQNLILLDGVPVYNASHMLGFFSVFNADAINSTQIYKGGFPARYGERLSSVIDVRMKEGNMQKYEGEFAIGLISSKLSVSGPIVKDKTSFIVSARRTYADLLIKGAELLNKVKDDDNSNNDVANIYFYDINAKVNHKFSDTDRLYLSYYGGKDITKAETKDTYTEGTSTTNDKTSLDLSWGNTIGAVRWNHIFSPQLFANTTATYTRYSFNVNTDFKSSTTNSSSDPKYNRSSSSFFSGIDDLGAKVDFDYLPSTAHAIKLGASATYHTFTPSASESSVINEDDPSSNIKQKERKKTYAKELAIYAEDTYDINQTLSLNAGVRGSLFLVDGASYHAVEPRLSFNIKTTESSSVKLSYVEMTQYLHFLTSGSMALPSDLWVPTTSKVKPQRSKQVALGITKTLNKYNLTLETYYKKMDRIIEYKDGAYFDENDTSWEDKVTAGKGTGYGVELMGEKRSGKLTGWISYTLSWADRKFDDLNAGRTFPFSYDKRHDISVVLNYKPSNRIDFGATWVYNTGRAFTLGTETYKPYTSDIPNVISSTEVSNNSDRNNIRLPAYHRFDIGVNFRKKKKWGERTWSVGVYNVYNRKNTFFVYPNTEKGTLKSFSLFTVIPSISYSYKF, translated from the coding sequence ATGCACATCAGACCCACAAAAATTAAAGTAACTCGAATTCTACTTCTCTTTCTGCTTGCCGTGCTGGGCATCGAGGTTCAGGCACAAGAAATGGTTAACGAGCGCTTCTACAAGATAACGCTAACACAGGCTCTAACCACGCTAGCAAAGAAGCACTACATCCATATTGCATACAACCCTACCCTTACCGAAAAGGAACAGGAGAACTTAACCATTACCGACAAAAGCGTTGAAGATGCCCTTAAAATGCTCACCCGCAAAACCAGCCTTACGGTTCAAAAGGTAGAGTCCAGATCGTACATTATTAAGGAGAAAACCAATTCAAATAACGATTCCCAATCGAATAGGAAAAAAAAATATACCATTAGCGGATATGTATCCCAAGAGGGCAGCGGCGAAAAGCTAATTGCCGCCAGCGTTGCCGTCGAAGGGAAAGCTGCAGGAGCCATCTCGAATGAGTTTGGCTTCTACAGCTTAACCCTCGAAGAAGGAAGCTACAACCTAATCTTCACCTTTGTCGGCTATCAACCAACTGTCCAAAAGGTAGATCTTTCAGAAAATCGCCAGATAAACGTATCGCTCAGCGAAGGTCAACGCATACAAGAAGTAGTTATTACCCAAAAGAAGGAGAACGAGCTACACTTGAGACCGCAAATGAGCCTCAACACGCTTTCGATGAGTCAGGTGAAGGTTACTCCTGTACTGTTTGGCGAAGCCGATGTCCTTAAAACCATACAGCTGCTACCTGGAGTTAAATCGGGTAGCGAAGGAACGTCGGGAATATACGTTCGTGGAGGGACTCCCGATCAAAACTTAATACTTTTGGATGGGGTTCCGGTTTACAACGCCTCGCACATGCTCGGCTTCTTCTCCGTATTTAACGCCGATGCCATCAACAGCACCCAGATCTACAAGGGTGGCTTTCCGGCACGATATGGCGAACGCCTTTCGTCGGTGATAGACGTACGAATGAAGGAAGGTAACATGCAGAAGTACGAAGGGGAATTTGCCATTGGCCTCATATCTTCGAAACTTAGCGTAAGCGGGCCTATCGTAAAAGACAAAACCTCGTTCATCGTATCGGCTCGCCGTACCTATGCCGATCTGCTGATTAAGGGCGCAGAGCTACTTAATAAAGTAAAAGATGACGACAACAGCAACAATGATGTGGCAAACATCTACTTTTACGATATCAACGCAAAGGTTAACCACAAATTTTCGGATACTGATAGGCTTTACCTGAGCTATTATGGAGGCAAAGACATCACCAAAGCAGAGACAAAGGATACCTATACCGAAGGTACTTCAACAACCAATGACAAAACCAGCCTAGACCTCAGCTGGGGGAACACCATTGGTGCTGTACGATGGAACCACATTTTTTCGCCCCAGCTTTTTGCCAACACAACGGCAACCTATACAAGGTATAGCTTCAACGTAAATACCGACTTTAAAAGCTCAACAACAAATAGTAGTTCTGATCCAAAATACAACCGAAGCTCCAGCAGCTTTTTTTCCGGGATTGATGACCTAGGAGCAAAAGTTGATTTCGACTACTTACCCTCTACGGCTCACGCCATCAAGTTGGGAGCCTCGGCAACCTACCATACCTTCACCCCTTCGGCCAGCGAAAGTAGCGTTATAAACGAGGATGATCCTTCGTCAAACATCAAACAAAAAGAACGAAAAAAAACATACGCAAAAGAGCTCGCCATCTACGCCGAAGACACCTACGACATCAACCAAACCCTCAGCTTAAATGCAGGTGTAAGAGGGTCGCTCTTCTTGGTTGATGGAGCCAGCTACCATGCGGTAGAACCTCGGCTATCCTTCAACATTAAAACAACGGAATCATCTTCCGTCAAGCTTTCGTACGTGGAGATGACCCAATACCTCCACTTCTTGACATCGGGATCGATGGCACTACCTTCCGACTTATGGGTTCCTACCACCAGTAAGGTAAAACCACAACGCTCCAAACAGGTAGCGCTTGGCATCACCAAAACCCTCAACAAGTACAACCTTACACTCGAAACGTACTACAAAAAGATGGACAGGATTATCGAGTATAAGGATGGGGCTTACTTCGACGAAAACGACACAAGCTGGGAGGATAAAGTTACGGCAGGAAAAGGAACCGGATACGGCGTAGAGCTTATGGGCGAAAAGAGGAGTGGAAAGCTAACCGGATGGATATCCTACACGCTTAGCTGGGCAGATCGTAAGTTCGACGATCTTAACGCGGGACGCACCTTTCCCTTTAGTTACGATAAGCGACACGACATTAGCGTTGTTCTTAACTACAAACCATCTAACCGTATTGATTTTGGGGCAACCTGGGTGTATAACACCGGAAGAGCCTTTACCCTTGGCACCGAAACCTACAAGCCCTATACATCTGATATACCCAATGTAATAAGCAGCACCGAGGTTTCGAACAACAGCGACAGGAATAACATCAGGCTACCAGCCTACCATCGCTTCGATATAGGGGTTAACTTCCGAAAGAAGAAAAAATGGGGAGAGCGCACCTGGTCGGTAGGCGTTTACAACGTCTACAACCGGAAGAACACGTTCTTTGTATACCCCAACACCGAAAAGGGAACATTGAAGTCGTTCAGCCTCTTTACCGTAATCCCATCAATCAGCTACAGCTATAAATTTTAA